In Malus sylvestris chromosome 15, drMalSylv7.2, whole genome shotgun sequence, a single genomic region encodes these proteins:
- the LOC126605463 gene encoding uncharacterized protein LOC126605463 — protein sequence MTIDDESSVYIGGLPYDATEETVRRVFELYGNVIAVKIINDAATRGKCYGFVTFRNPRSAILAINEMDGRTVDGRVIRVNEVRSRGGRLSFGRERENFRRNAERGRNWDRSRDHERDFSRDRDRYKDRYTDQSRERDRDRSPEDVGEERDRRYEGERDYDHVRDHVLDIDLDQDRVAVDSDQEQSRNRNQGWERDRSLESDRDRDMDKTKSLDSTGDKDGDDQSRRWNGSNTVGRQSRDLISHPSDDYNVQVKEQLHRSMRRVEEIKNETILMEESIEEKEKLVLDLQKKSKKLEDALINAKKNSSHQKMKLTKLHKSFTQVKDYTEKLKSYEHELQLLVDTGMLEHSSDEVGLRDEILTIGNA from the exons ATGACGATAGACGACGAGAGCTCCGTCTACATCGGAGGCCTTCCGTACGACGCCACCGAGGAAACCGTCCGCAGAGTCTTCGAGCTGTACGGTAACGTCATTGCCGTTAAG ATTATCAACGACGCGGCGACTCGAGGAAAATGCTATGGCTTTGTCACTTTCAGGAATCCTCGGTCGGCAATTCTCGCCATCAATGAGATGGATGGCAGG ACTGTTGATGGAAGAGTGATCAGAGTAAATGAAGTGAGGAGTAGAGGTGGAAGATTGAGTtttgggagagagagggagaatttCCGGCGGAATGCCGAGAGGGGGAGAAATTGGGATAGAAGTAGAGACCATGAGAGGGATTTTAGTCGGGATAGGGACCGGTATAAGGATAGGTACACTGATCAGTCCAGGGAGCGTGACCGTGACAGGTCCCCTGAGGATGTTGGTGAAGAAAGGGATAGACGGTATGAGGGTGAACGCGATTATGATCACGTAAGGGACCATGTTTTGGATATAGATCTTGATCAGGATAGAGTTGCGGTAGATAGCGACCAAGAACAGAGCAGGAACCGTAATCAGGGTTGGGAAAGAGACCGATCTTTGGAGTCTGATAGGGATAGGGATATGGACAAAACCAAAAGCCTTGATAGCACAGGCGACAAGGATGGAGATGACCAGTCAAGGAGATGGAACGG TTCAAATACGGTTGGCCGACAAAGTCGGGACCTCATATCTCATCCAAGTGATGATTACAATGTTCAG GTAAAAGAACAGCTTCACAGATCCATGCGAAGGgttgaagaaattaaaaatgag ACTATTCTGATGGAGGAGAGCATAGAGGAGAAAGAAAAGCTTGTTTTGGATTTACAGAAGAAATCTAAG AAATTGGAGGATGCCTTGATAAATGCAAAGAAGAACTCTTCACACCAGAAGATGAAGCTAACCAAG CTACATAAATCCTTTACGCAAGTAAAAGATTACACTGAAAAACTTAAAAGCTATGAACACGAGCTCCAG TTGCTTGTTGATACAGGAATGTTGGAACATAGTAGCGATGAAGTTGGCTTGAGGGATGAAATCTTGACAATTGGCAATGCATGA
- the LOC126605462 gene encoding myb family transcription factor EFM-like — protein MASSPSELSLDCKPHSYSMLLKSFGDLQASHLHDQSQTQKLEEFLSRLEEERLKIDAFKRELPLSMQLLTTAVEASRQQLQAYRTNNIQGQNRPVLEEFIPLKHSNSEGSEIPTNATSDKANWMTSAQLWSQATDHNPNATSKPQSTITTGPKETDIGFSVSPKLGLETKQHRSYGGGAFLPFSKDRSPTLRPLPELALASPENNKSEIALEDKTNHHENGNINSSSAAGNCNEQGKLLGAGGINNSSEGQNGQTTTTAGAVATTTPTQTHRKARRCWSPDLHRRFVNALQMLGGSQVATPKQIRELMKVDGLTNDEVKSHLQKYRLHTRRPSPSPHAGGGPTPQLVVLGGIWVPPEYATAAHNGSAALYSPHPASHAPPHYCATPMPQDFYATQQQQQQLHHHSLQHQLHVYRTSTASHTQSSPESDGRGAGDRSESIEDGKSESGSWKGTESGDHVNMNGGDQRNGGLTARRSEDGEDSNGSQITLKF, from the exons ATGGCATCGTCACCTTCGGAGCTGAGCCTGGACTGCAAGCCCCACAGCTACTCCATGCTCCTCAAATCCTTTGGGGACCTGCAGGCGTCTCATCTCCACGACCAGTCTCAGACTCAGAAGCTTGAAGAGTTCCTCTCCCGCCTTGAAGAAGAACGTCTCAAAATCGACGCTTTCAAGCGCGAGCTTCCTCTTTCCATGCAACTCCTCACCACTG cTGTGGAGGCTTCAAGGCAGCAGCTACAGGCATATAGAACAAACAATATTCAAGGCCAAAACAGGCCCGTGCTTGAAGAGTTCATACCCCTAAAGCATTCAAACTCTGAAGGCTCAGAAATTCCTACCAACGCTACTTCTGATAAGGCAAACTGGATGACCTCCGCCCAACTTTGGAGCCAAGCAACTGATCATAACCCTAATGCAACGTCTAAACCCCAATCCACCATAACAACCGGCCCTAAAGAAACAGATATCGGATTCAGCGTCAGCCCCAAACTAGGGTTAGAAACCAAGCAGCACAGATCCTACGGTGGAGGAGCTTTCCTTCCGTTTTCAAAAGACCGCAGCCCTACTTTGCGGCCTCTTCCGGAACTCGCTCTCGCCTCTCCAGAAAACAATAAATCAGAGATAGCATTGGAGGACAAGACTAATCATCATGAGAATGGAAATATTAATTCATCATCAGCTGCTGGGAATTGTAATGAACAAGGTAAATTATTAGGAGCTGGTGGAATTAATAATAGCTCGGAGGGACAAAATGGACAAACAACAACTACAGCCGGCGCCGTCGCCACCACCACCCCAACTCAAACCCATAGAAAGGCACGGAGGTGTTGGTCTCCGGACTTGCACCGCAGATTCGTCAATGCCCTTCAAATGCTTGGTGGTTCTCAAG TGGCGACCCCAAAACAGATCAGAGAGCTGATGAAGGTTGACGGTTTGACCAATGATGAAGTTAAAAGTCATCTGCAG AAGTACAGGCTCCACACAAGGCGACCGAGCCCAAGCCCCCATGCAGGCGGAGGACCAACGCCGCAGCTAGTAGTGTTAGGCGGCATCTGGGTGCCGCCGGAGTACGCCACTGCAGCCCACAACGGTTCTGCGGCTCTTTACAGCCCGCACCCGGCCTCCCATGCACCACCGCACTACTGCGCCACCCCAATGCCACAAGACTTCTACGCcacgcagcagcagcagcagcagctgcaCCACCACTCTCTCCAACACCAGCTCCACGTGTACCGGACGTCCACCGCCTCCCACACCCAGAGCTCCCCGGAATCCGACGGCCGTGGGGCGGGAGACAGATCAGAGAGCATTGAGGACGGAAAGTCGGAGAGCGGCAGCTGGAAGGGGACTGAGAGTGGTGATCATGTTAATATGAACGGTGGAGATCAGAGAAACGGAGGGTTGACTGCACGGCGGTCGGAAGACGGTGAGGACAGTAACGGAAGTCAGATCACGCTCAAGTTCTGA